One window of Oryza brachyantha chromosome 12, ObraRS2, whole genome shotgun sequence genomic DNA carries:
- the LOC102713507 gene encoding calcium-dependent protein kinase 28, whose translation MQPDPQPHGPGREKGGAANAHHPRLPPPVTAPSVGRPASVLPHKTANVRDHYRIGKKLGQGQFGTTYLCVGKADGGEYACKSIPKRKLLCREDYEDVWREIQIMHHLSEHPNVVRIRGAYEDALFVHIVMELCAGGELFDRIVAKGHYSERAAAQLIRTIVGVVEGCHSLGVMHRDLKPENFLFASTAEDAPLKATDFGLSVFYKPGDKFSDVVGSPYYVAPEVLQKCYGPEADVWSAGVILYILLCGVPPFWAETESGIFRQILRGKLDCESEPWPSISDSAKDLVRKMLIRDPTKRLTAHEVLCHPWIVDDAVAPDKPIDSAVLSRLKHFSAMNKLKKMALRVIAESLSEEEIGGLKELFKMIDTDNSGTITYDELKNGLKRVGSDLMEPEIQALMDAADIDNSGTIDYGEFLAATLHMNKLEREENLVSAFSFFDKDGSGFITIDELSQACEQFGISDVHLEDMIKDVDQNNDGQIDYSEFAAMMRKGNAGGAGRRTMRNSLHVNLGDILKPSEN comes from the exons ATGCAGCCGGACCCGCAGCCGCATGGGCCGGGGAGGGAGAAGGGCGGGGCGGCGAACGCGCACCACccgcggctgccgccgccggtgacggcGCCGTCGGTGGGGCGGCCGGCGTCGGTGCTGCCGCACAAGACGGCGAACGTGCGGGACCACTACCGCATCGGGAAGAAGCTCGGGCAGGGGCAGTTCGGGACGACGTACCTGTGCGTGGGCaaggcggacggcggcgagtaCGCGTGCAAGTCCATCCCCAAGCGGAAGCTGTTGTGCCGGGAGGACTACGAGGACGTGTGGCGCGAGATCCAGATCATGCACCACCTCTCCGAGCACCCCAACGTCGTCCGCATCCGCGGCGCCTACGAGGACGCGCTCTTCGTGCACATTGTCATGGAGctctgcgccggcggcgagctcttcGACCGCATCGTCGCCAAGGGCCACTACAgcgagcgcgccgccgcgcagctCATCAGGACGATCGTCGGGGTGGTCGAGGGGTGCCACTCGCTCGGCGTCATGCACCGGGACCTCAAGCCGGAGAATTTCCTCTTCGCCAGCACCGCCGAGGACGCCCCGCTCAAGGCCACCGATTTTGGGCTCTCTGTGTTCTACAAGCCCG GCGACAAATTTTCTGATGTTGTTGGGAGCCCTTATTATGTCGCACCTGAGGTACTTCAGAAATGCTATGGCCCAGAAGCTGATGTCTGGAGTGCTGGAGTAATTCTGTACATTTTGCTGTGCGGTGTGCCCCCATTTTGGGCAG aAACTGAATCTGGAATCTTCAGGCAGATTCTGAGAGGCAAACTTGATTGTGAATCTGAACCATGGCCTAGTATATCTGATAGTGCTAAAGATCTAGTCCGTAAGATGCTTATCCGAGATCCTACAAAGAGATTGACTGCTCATGAGGTTCTCT GTCATCCGTGGATTGTTGATGATGCTGTGGCACCTGATAAGCCTATTGATTCTGCTGTTTTGTCAAGGCTGAAACACTTTTCTGCAATGAACAAACTCAAGAAGATGGCACTGAGG GTTATTGCTGAAAGCCTATCTGAAGAAGAGATAGGAGGTTTGAAGGAATTGTTTAAAATGATTGATACTGACAATAGTGGGACAATAACttatgatgaactgaagaatgGCCTGAAAAGGGTGGGCTCAGATCTAATGGAACCAGAAATCCAGGCTCTAATGGATGCT GCTGATATTGACAACAGCGGAACCATTGACTACGGTGAATTCTTAGCAGCTACATTGCACATGAATAAGctggagagggaggaaaactTGGTGTCAGCGTTCTCCTTCTTTGATAAGGATGGAAGTGGCTTCATAACCATTGATGAACTCTCACAAGCCTGTGAGCAGTTTGGCATTTCTGATGTTCATCTTGAggatatgatcaaagatgtgGATCAAAATAAC GATGGACAAATTGATTACAGTGAATTTGCTGCGATGATGAGAAAGGGCAATGCTGGTGGAGCAGGAAGGAGAACAATGAGGAACAGCTTGCATGTGAATCTTGGTGATATCTTGAAACCCAGCGAAAACTGA